The region TGGACATTTATGTATGAGGCGTTTAATTAAATtggatttatctatttaattgagATGTTACAGATCCAACAATCTAAtgatcaaataattatattattttgaccccTCTAAAACTTATGGTTAAGATCCGCTGCTAATGAGTTATAcctttaattgataatttacgtgctaaatttataaaaattatcgaTTATCCTTCTCattaatacaaatttaacaaatatttttaaagttaaaggaaaaaatacaatatttttaaaatgtatttaatttattaaaaatttataggaCTAAATACACATTTTATCCACTTGATGCtacaaaacatatattttaatttcattttcaaaataatatttacgtTTGTGCATATTTTGAGAAGTAAAGTgaatattgatttaatttaacaacttgtagtaaaattattttgctttagtgtcacaaaaatagaaatgatgGGTTCAtaaattcacatttttcttacttctatataaataaagaaatgacAATGAGGCACATGACGAAATGTTTAATTTCTTCAGGCgaatatctttaaataaaaaaaaataaatttgatgatGAAAAATATGCAAATAAATTATTAGCATAATAGATGGCAAATGCATTGTCTTGTTacttagaattaaaaataagttttcttGTCCAACTTCATCACCCTAAGTTTATTCAAACAGAGAACAACATCAAACAATTCTAACTGAAATTACAGAACTAAAAACACcatataaaatgaaaacatgtttaaaaCAACTAAACCAACCATACTTTCCAGCTTCTTCCAAGTTTACAACCTCAAACATTTAAGATATGTGTGATCTTTGAGATActgaaaaaataacaaaaaaaaatgtcaatacCCCAAATGTGTAAACGAATTGTTACTctcaattaattaatgaatgaattatattatgttttacaAAAGAGAAACTAAACATTTTTCAAAGTACAAATTGAGAAGACATAttcttaatgaaaaataaaagaatttaaataacttttatttacatattttgacttttaaaaagttatttattttaatatctatttttttatactttaatcTTTGACATCAAAATTCCTTACCAAGTGAAGAAGTGACTTTTAGATGTATATCCTTATAAATTAGAGgtatcaaatttattaattttaagaacataataatactaaaaactttaaaagaaaagaaatatttgcGAAAAGTAATGTAATAGCTGAGTAGACGGGAGAGAATAAAAAGGAGAAAGTGTCTTCAATCTGAGGAAaagatttatgttttaaaatgaaagaaattacATGTtagtttttatgatttttcaaaaattattttattacatactTTTTCAAGGCCAACTTTCAGAATGTAAATAAATGTGGGAAAAAtgtaaaaaacttaaaaatagaaaatcgaAAGTTAGAGatgtttggaatttttttaacaaaactctAAAAGAGACATTGTTTTGTAAACAgtgatgacaaaaaaaaaactttcgccgtatatatattttttaaaatagatttttcttttttcaaaagaaaaaaaaaagcaaacaGGTCTATTTTGTCATTTCAAGTctcaaaatagaagaaaaaaatattattttaataaatatacaataatattataaagaagtttttataatattttaaataataattaattctttaatcttattttagtcaataaaaataattaacatgaTAATGAGTAATatattgtgaaaatattttgtttcagcTGGAACGCTGACAATCATCagtttttcataaaacttatcttttatttatctatgtctctttaaaatatttacatgattatataattatcaaaattaattatattaaaatagttaaaaatatatgaaatccTACTGAAACCGTCCATtgttataacttttaatctactatttattaaaatatttgtttcttattagtattttgtaaacaatttataagaaattaaaccattacaacaacaatattacataaatttaactcgtggcaaaattatttttattagttatttggGTTTTTTTGATGAGATAAGTTTCTCATATATACATAAACTAACGTTTATgaccattatatatataaacatgacGAAAAGCTGATTGGATAAATCAATGAAAATACATGGTGTacgtttactttttttaatttttaaaataaaagtaaataattttttttaaaatttttttataaatattttttttatttattttgttgataatttcttttattaaacatacttaatttagtttaaaaatggttaatctaaaaaaaatcaaatgaatgAAACAGTAACAAATaggttacttaaaaaataaaaatagtaaaacaatagttttaatttaaaaaaaatggttatttattaaaggataaaattgtaaatagaaatGTAGATatcaaaatagaatatataatatatatatatatatatatatatatatatatatatatatatatatatatatatatatatatatatatataggtatagATAAACATAATGTAAAAAGCTCAAACAAATATGTGTAAGAAAACCGCAAAACACATTACCTCTTAATCCACTGTGCACCAACCATTTGTGATTGGAGAATTTCACCACTACCATATAAATGTCGTCAATTAAATTGTTCATGAGGTCTTCAAGAATAAGATTGAGCCAAATGTAATCCAAAAGGTTATTGTAAATCCCAGTGTCATACTGATGTAAAATTCATGACCGAAAAGAGAATATTCATCAATTTCAAAGATTGGATCTTGAGATAGTCCATCATGGATGCATAATTTTTCAAGCGGTGGTCCACAAAGATTTAGATTATCTTCATAACTTGAGGCATTGAAACTTTGTAGTTGTGTGCCAGTTGGAATAACTCCACTTAGATGATTATGTGACAAATCTAACATAGTGAGTCGATCAATTTGAGCAAGACTTAAAGGAATTGAACCAATAAATTGGTTTCTTGAcaaatcaagaaattcaagtGATTTTAGATTTCCAATATTTGAAGGGATTTgtccaataaaattatttcttgaCAAATTTAATGAAACCAACTCAACTAAATTCTCTATTTCCACTGGAATTTCTGCTGAAAAGTTATTACCGGAAAGATCAATGCCTTTTAGAAGTAATAACTCGATAGTCTTGAATATTTGTTCTGAACCTTTCCACATCAAGAATACATTCAAATTGTATTGCCGATAGGATTTGAAATCACTAATGTAGATAAAATAATCATGACTTCCATAATCACTTGAAAATGTCTTGTTAACCattgatgtaaaattatttatacatgcAGGAATTTGTCCAGATAAGTTATTTAGTGAGAGATCAAATATTTTGATGCTATTTAGATAACAAATTTGTAATGGTAAAATTCCATTGAAATTATTACTTCCCAAACTTAAGATTTGCAACTCTTGCATTTCGCTCCCGATCCAAGTAGGGATTTGCCCTGATAAATTGTTGTTTGACATATCAAGCATCACTAAGTTTGTACAACGTCTTAGGGAGAAAGGGATCTCATGTTTTAAGTTGTTGTTTCTTAATAATAATGCTTGAAGACTAAGAAGCAATCCTAATGAAGTAGGAATGTTTCCTGAGAATTTATTGTGGCTCAAATCTAAATAAGCTAATGACTTAAAATGGCTCCAACAATCTGGAATTTGTCCAGAAAGATGATTATGTGAAAGGTCTAATTGATATAATGTTTCTTCAAGACCACTAGCACATAAAAATGAATGTGAATCTGagaaattattattagataaatCAAGAAATATGGAACCTCGTAGAAATGGTGGAATAGGACCTTCAAATTGATTTGATGCAAGACTTAGGAAACCAATAATATTCTTTCCAGAAAAATTTGGAATTATACCATGGAGACTATTGTTTGAAATATCTATTGAACCCACATTTCCAGAAGCTAATTTAGCCCAAAACCACCTTGGAACCACATccaatattttagaatttgaaatgtcaagTTCGTCATATTTATTTTGCTTTCGCAACCATTTGGGAAATGTACCTAACAAGCAAGATTTCAACCTTATGGAACTCAACTGAAAAGGTGGGACCCAATTTTGGGTAAATGTCAAGGTTAATGGATTGTTAGATAAGTCCAAGTAAAATAGCTTGGTTACATTAACAAAATGGCAGTCAGTGAACACACCATTTAAGGAATTTGACTGTATGTCTAATTCTTCTAGTTGAGGTGGAAATTGaatatttcttaaaatcttTCCACTTAGCTTGTTTTCACCAATAGATAACACTCTTAAAGATGTGAATATTGAGAGGTCAATTAGTGTGCCATTGATTTCATTCATGTGtagatataattcttttaatgaaTATCTAGCACATCCAGATAAATGatgaattattattgaaaaCTCTACACTCAATCTGTTATCCTCCATTCTTAATGAGTGCAAAGCGCATGCATTTCCAAATGATCTGGGAATTCCACCTTCTAGAAAGTTTGATGAGATTGATAAAGTTTCCAAGTGAAATGGTAAATTACTATCTTCTCTTATCTTTCCATTCAAGTGATTGTTTGAAAGATCCAATGACATCAAAGCTGAAAAAGCTGAAAGGTCAGGAATCGTACCATTGATTTGATTTCCTTGCAAGCTCAAATGTTCTAGTGTGTATTTAGCGCATCCAGAcaagtgatgtattattgtTGAAAGCTCATCACTCAGGTTATTATCCGTTATGTCCAATGAGCGCAAAGCACATGCACTGCCAAATGACTTTGGAATTCCGCCTTCTAGAAGATTTGATGAGAGTGATAAAAATTCCAATCGAAATGGTAATTTGTTACCTTCTTTTAACATTCCAACTAATCGATTATTTGAAAGATGCAATGATTTCGAAGTTGAAAATGTTGAAAAGTTCGATAAAGATCCAGTAATATAATTGTCTCCCAAATCCAAATCTTGTAGCGAGTATTTAATACAACCACTAGACATATTATGAAGAATTGATGGAAGGTCTTCTGTTAAATTGTTTCCTCGCATGTATAAAGAGTGTAAGGTGCATATATTCACGAAGGATTTCAAAACCTCACCCTTGAAATTATTAAAGGAAAGGTCAAGGCGCTCAAGAGAATTCATTGCCAAGCCAAAATGATTGGATACAGAACCTTCCAAGTTGTTATAAGAAAGGTCTAGCTCAACAAGGTTGCAAGTGATATTTGCCACCCACTGGAATATCACGGGTGACGTGAAGGTGTTGTCAGAAAGATGAAAGGCCAAAAGGGAAGTAGAAAAGTTGAATTCGAAAGGCCTCAATGAAAGGATAAAATGATCAGAAAGGCTACAATCAATTAAGCCTAACTCTCTTAGTTTTGGTAGCATGACAATGTTTTGCAGGAAAGTATGAGAAGTATTAAGACCATTGACGGACCACAAGTAAAGATGGGTTAAAGAAATGAGATTAGATAGGAACTTACCCCCATCGTTGATTTGGAGTACTCCATTGTAATAATCCCCAAGATAAAGCTGTTGTAAGTTTGACAGATTCCCAAATTCGGATGGAATATTTCCTTCAAAAGAATTTCTTGTGAGATCAAGATGTTCCAACTTAGAAAGGTTTCCAAGTTGGGATGGTATAGTTCCGACAAGAGAATTGTCTGCGAGATCAAGATACTCCAACTTGGAGAGATTTCCGAGTTGAGTAGGGATAGAACCCTCAAGATGATAATTTCTCGCAAGATTCAAGTATTTCAAATGAGAAAGAGACCCAAACTGACTTGGAATTTTTCCGTCAAAATCACACCATGAGAGATCAAGGTATCTCAAGTTGCTGAGAGAACCAAGAAACTCTGGGATATGTGAAAAAGAATTGTCACTGAGGTTGAGATACTTTAACTGTTGCAACTCAATCAATGATTGGTGGATCTTTCCGCTGATATAATAAGACCATGATTCAGTTTCATAATCATACTCACCATGAAGGTCGAGGCTTACGATATTAGCAGTGAGGTTGCTGCAGCGAATCCCTTTCCATTGGCAGCAATCAGCAGTGGTCCAAGAAGACAGCATGTCAAATTCATCAACAATGGAAGCTTTGAATCGGAGGAG is a window of Vigna unguiculata cultivar IT97K-499-35 chromosome 4, ASM411807v1, whole genome shotgun sequence DNA encoding:
- the LOC114180698 gene encoding receptor-like protein EIX2, yielding MSPIGLKVIIFIVCLVAFQIVGGEKEIRCLEREREALLRFKASIVDEFDMLSSWTTADCCQWKGIRCSNLTANIVSLDLHGEYDYETESWSYYISGKIHQSLIELQQLKYLNLSDNSFSHIPEFLGSLSNLRYLDLSWCDFDGKIPSQFGSLSHLKYLNLARNYHLEGSIPTQLGNLSKLEYLDLADNSLVGTIPSQLGNLSKLEHLDLTRNSFEGNIPSEFGNLSNLQQLYLGDYYNGVLQINDGGKFLSNLISLTHLYLWSVNGLNTSHTFLQNIVMLPKLRELGLIDCSLSDHFILSLRPFEFNFSTSLLAFHLSDNTFTSPVIFQWVANITCNLVELDLSYNNLEGSVSNHFGLAMNSLERLDLSFNNFKGEVLKSFVNICTLHSLYMRGNNLTEDLPSILHNMSSGCIKYSLQDLDLGDNYITGSLSNFSTFSTSKSLHLSNNRLVGMLKEGNKLPFRLEFLSLSSNLLEGGIPKSFGSACALRSLDITDNNLSDELSTIIHHLSGCAKYTLEHLSLQGNQINGTIPDLSAFSALMSLDLSNNHLNGKIREDSNLPFHLETLSISSNFLEGGIPRSFGNACALHSLRMEDNRLSVEFSIIIHHLSGCARYSLKELYLHMNEINGTLIDLSIFTSLRVLSIGENKLSGKILRNIQFPPQLEELDIQSNSLNGVFTDCHFVNVTKLFYLDLSNNPLTLTFTQNWVPPFQLSSIRLKSCLLGTFPKWLRKQNKYDELDISNSKILDVVPRWFWAKLASGNVGSIDISNNSLHGIIPNFSGKNIIGFLSLASNQFEGPIPPFLRGSIFLDLSNNNFSDSHSFLCASGLEETLYQLDLSHNHLSGQIPDCWSHFKSLAYLDLSHNKFSGNIPTSLGLLLSLQALLLRNNNLKHEIPFSLRRCTNLVMLDMSNNNLSGQIPTWIGSEMQELQILSLGSNNFNGILPLQICYLNSIKIFDLSLNNLSGQIPACINNFTSMVNKTFSSDYGSHDYFIYISDFKSYRQYNLNVFLMWKGSEQIFKTIELLLLKGIDLSGNNFSAEIPVEIENLVELVSLNLSRNNFIGQIPSNIGNLKSLEFLDLSRNQFIGSIPLSLAQIDRLTMLDLSHNHLSGVIPTGTQLQSFNASSYEDNLNLCGPPLEKLCIHDGLSQDPIFEIDEYSLFGHEFYISMTLGFTITFWITFGSILFLKTS